caggtacctgtagtcccagctgctcaggaggctgaggcaggagcatcgcttgaacccgggaagtggaggtttcagtgagcggagatcgcactactgcactccagcctggcaacaaagcgagactccatagcaaaaaaaaaaaaaaaaaaaaaaagaaaagaaaaaaaaaagggccaggcagcCCAGTTTCGCGAAATCTCTCTGCGCGCCGCGGGCCACAGGCACCCGGCCCGGCTCGCCCCTTTCCCCGCTGCCAGGATGCCCAAGAGGAAGGAAGGTCAGCTCCGCCGAAGGGGCCACCAAGGAAGAGCCCAAGAGGAGATCCGCGCGGTTGTCAGCTAAACCTCCTGCAAAAGCGGAAGCGAAGCCGAAAAAGGCAGCAGCGAAGCATTGAAACCACCATCTGCAAAGCTCTACATGTTCTTCACGGGGTGATTAATTTCTATCCAAAACTTAGATTCTTCAACACCTATATGAAAATGATAAATTCAAAATTGATCCTTTTAGTTCCTCGTTATATGAAATAAAGGGATTAACTGTAGCAGGACAGTCAACCTGAGCATACAGCATGGTGCTTTTTTCCAGGatatatcttcagacaaaaaaggtgcaaacaaaagggaaaaggggagcAAAGGGAAAACAGGCCCAAGTGGCTAACCAAAAAACTAAAGAAGATTTACCTGCAGAAAGCGGGGAAACGAAAACTGAGGAGAGCCCAGCCTCTGatgaagcagaagagaaagaagccaagTCTGATTAGTACCATATACCATG
The Theropithecus gelada isolate Dixy chromosome 7b, Tgel_1.0, whole genome shotgun sequence DNA segment above includes these coding regions:
- the LOC112628405 gene encoding non-histone chromosomal protein HMG-14-like, with the translated sequence MLAFLYIFQKPVQAQGQEMGTRPGSPLSPLPGCPRGRKVSSAEGATKEEPKRRSARLSAKPPAKAEAKPKKAAAKIYLQTKKVQTKGKRGAKGKQAQVANQKTKEDLPAESGETKTEESPASDEAEEKEAKSD